The Benincasa hispida cultivar B227 unplaced genomic scaffold, ASM972705v1 Contig159, whole genome shotgun sequence genomic sequence tatttttgcagttaatttaagcaatttattgtatgttttagtttgttcttatttatttgctaaaatttgatagaattaaattatcacactatttgttatcttatttgttgcataaattgaatttttcttattatttataaaaagtatattaattagtttaattgagttaatttagaaaaaaaaaagtttaattaaaccctattcactcacctctagggttgccatatcgatccaacacgACACTTAGCTAgacgattagctaaacgatcacatagctttagctagacgatcatatagcttttGATAGACGATTCGGCAtcgatctatacgataggcgTTATCTTCTCcccttgctcaatcgtttacacaattgtcATCCTCCAGTTTCTACCTCTAACCAAgaccacacagagcccacactatggattctcatactgagaatactgaggtaaccttgttggtggtgtcatactcgacacagtcgaggttctatggaggccgttcatggtgTTTGAGGTGTTCGTGACtctgtgatcgtgtagtgtaaTGGTCGTGTTGTACGAGCGTTCAAGTGTTGCGGTTTGTTCAAACGTTCgtgattaaggaacttgaagatgaatcttcaaaggtttgttaatTCATTCCCTTGATCtgtagaaaagcatgttgtaatttctatttttcacATAGTTGTTTGTTTCcgtttgtgactgtaattgtgtatgttcatatatgaatgaaatttagaaaaatccttccgctgctcatggaaatcctcatgtctgatttccttcacataggtgacatgaccttaatcctgagtgttttgggaagtCCTACTTATGAgaacagtcctttgattagtatgggtgagagtggccagcttaccaactcaacaagcctacctttttggggatttttctgattgggaagctgggaactcagttacacaagacggaattcactccttcctcgaagcaggggtaagtagataaattgctctcttaagggctgatttcgtgTCTTGAACATAGtcgccacatcctctctttggagagaggactcagtcatagtaggattatgacttattgttcattagacgaatcaatggtacttaaggagttagatgtaactatagggccaaaacggtaaattgacccagttgtacttatgagcgagaAGGATTAtagcactgttgattggttaatatggacacaaaaatatatttgtagtgagaagagtgcagctgtcggtctttagtggagtgcccgacagttaatggatgatgaatctcgtgactaaagagtttagtcagttattcacgtatggttagagcttcaagctacaggtccataaggtccccttgttagctcaatgggttcaagttgagaatcagattttggggttagtttgaagtgttcaaattaacaagagaaaattcaattatatatgatataattggtgtgatgtatgagatgcattatttggaggaattgatataaataggatttatatcaagtaccataaaatagaaaaagaactatggtttgtatgtttcatatgatgaaatattaaaactatagattataaattaatatgataagttggttatcatatttatttataatatattaattatatgataattaattcttttctctaataaccgattaagtgagaggttattggtagttttatggtaactgtgagataagagaaaaattgttttcctaaatttaaaagTTGCTTCATTCAAAAATTTCTCACGGAGGCAAGCTATGaagtaaaattgttttattaagCAATAGCATTGACAGAGACTACAAAAtcaactaagcgatcgcttacctttgactatacgatagtcaacTGATAGCAATGTCTTTGCGATAGGTTtgcatttattaaacgatcgagcatatcgtctatgcgataagcTGTGTTcttatcttccacttgcttgatcgcatacatctagtctcttcctcaagctaaaatcattttcctttttcttttatatataaaccgcttttcttcttccttttccaaTCCCAAATCCAAATCATTTTTGGATTTAAAATCCCAAATTCTTatggaaaaataatttaaaccaATTATCCCATTAAATCGatttagttcaattatatcctccaaaatataaaaataagaacCAAAACtcctaattttaattcaatttcccaaattaaattaaaattgaagtaaatctcaaattctcttcaatttaaaACTTCAATTCCAAAATTCCTTCACTGAgtaaaaagtttaaattgaattatcctTGCACGATAatccaatttaatctcaaatttcaaaataaccctcaaattttacaaaataactggatttaaaatacataaaaagTTGGAATGTCATAGAAGATCCCATGATCTAGGTTCAATAGGCAAACTAGTTGGATAATTCATAGTTGACACACTAACAAACTTATAGTTTCTTCCCATTTCTATGGTATTCTAGAGTGTGTGATCTATTGGTGTTAAGGTTATATTGATATCTTGTTTTACAAGAGGAGTAGTGACAGGATGCTCTTAATCAATGTTACCTATATGAGAGTAAAGGTGGGATCGCTTCAtgagaacttttcaaatgacttATGTTCTCTAAAGCTCTCATAAATTCAAGATTTTGTCCATGACCAAAATGAACACAAACGTATAGAACTCAAACAGACAAGATGAGTTGTGTGTGATATTTGTTGTCTCAATTCATCAATAGGAAGGATAGTTCCAGAGCTTAGTCTCACCATTTCTTCGGTAAATTCGATAAATATTCATTAAGGAAGGTTCAAGTCCAGAAGACACCTCTCCTAATGCAGAGCTTGTCTGTTTGCTTTCAACggttttgtttggtttttttcactttctttcatgtgggggattgttggatatatatagagaaagaaagtgaaagtatggtgaatatttgaaacataaaaaatggatttaattgtttgaattaaattcattgtttagaaactttcaaattgaattgaaacttcaaattgaaaatgagttttcatgtacaaatttaatatgtatgaaagttaaatttgtacttttttcaatttgaatgagttatgtttgatttttgtcaagtaacaactcaattgagttaaatttgacaaacgtttcaatttttgtatttatttgattttattttgtattttggagaTTTACTAAGTTGCTAGCATATAAATAGCAACTTggttcttcatttgtagcatccTATTCTAAATTGAAgagttctctcatttctttcttttgttcttgagttgagttgagagtAAGTATCCAAGGTGTTTGTCAGATTCGAGTAGTTCGAGGTTACAGTTCCACGGGAGTTAGTCATTGTATCTTACTGAAACGATCGTTGTAGTCTGTTTGCAGCTCGTGCAGAGCGAATAATTGTCTTCAGAACAATGCTTACCAAAAGCATGCCTCGACTACGTTTTGAGTCTCCAAAGGTTTTGAAGTGCTTTCAAGTCTTTggttattttcatatctaagtCTTGTTACATCATCTGACTTtcgtttgagtttgaatattatacaCTGAGTGTATTGTTTCTAGTAATTGAGGTATATCAGTTTGCTAGTGTTTTCAATTCTATATGTATCATTTTCCCCCAACAGGTGAGATTCAATCTCAGATCTGCAAACTGATTGCAAATCTGAGATTGGGGGTTTTTAAACCCATCATGCGACGGTCCACCCGTCAGCAGTTATGTCAAACTCCCGACGATTTCATTAATGTGCCGAGAGTTTGGTTCTATCTCCCGGCGCTTATTTGCTACCCGTCGGGAGTTGGCCAACTCCCAACGGGGACTATACGACATCAAGAGTTAGTGAATACTCCTAATGCTCACTTTATAGAGTCAGGAGAGATCCTCTCTCCCAACTATTAATCTCTCGACGATTGTTTTGGACATCGAGAGTAtctctttttcttgtagtgtcaATTTTTGCAATATCCAACCACCACCCATTTGCAGGCAACAAAAAGGGTGTTACGATACTCCAAAGGTACCATCCATCATATCTTATTAATCCAACCTTCAAATTGATTAAGCTTGATAGATTATTGTGATGTCGATGGGGCTTATTGTTTTAGTGACAAAATCTATAGCTACATATTGTGACACCATTGTATCATAGACTTCTAGAAAGAAGCATGTTATAATTGCTAAGTCAATCTCTCACGTTAATTGCCTCAAAAATTAGTTGGCTTGAATCACTactcaaagaaataaaaaattccCCTTCCCAATACATCCATAGTTTGATGTTATAACATGAGTGCTCTCTCTCTCGGTTGCTTCAAATAGAGTCTCACTCACGAGCCAAATATGCTGAATTTGACATACACTTTCTGCTAAATGAagtattagctaaacgatttGATGTTGGTTATGTTCCCTCAAAGGATCCGTTGGTAGATTGTTGGACAAGTTTTTCCGGAGCTTTAAAATGAGTTCAAATACACTTTTGATCAATGAAGTTTGAGGCTCATATCTATTTAgtccctaaaattttaaaacaaacactttaatCCCTCATCTTCACTAAATGTTTTTAAATGATCTCTGATTTAACTTTAAGTTCACGGAATACTTAGTAGACTGTTATGTGCTCACTTGGACGTTAATTCTATTTGATGACATATTAATTGTATTAGATtagtttgaaaatcaattaaaatttaatttaaaaattaaagaaaagttgGTTAAAATATTTTAGCACAACAAAGTTTAAATCAGCAGCAACTTAGATTCAccacaaaaatcaaaatcaggTAGGCATAAATAAGAGTAGTTTCATAAAGTGTGTTTGTAatgcattttcaagtgtttaatttaaaaaataagtcatttttttGGGAGATAAATTAGAGTGTCCGACAACTACTTAAAGTAGCTTTTGGAGTGTGTtttcaacttttattaaaagtgtttaaataaaaatgagtttttttaaaaacaattttttctcaagtcaatccaaaaggATCCTTAATATATCACTTCGAATTTCTAGATGCACCTTAAGAAATGATTAGGCCTAATTTCTATGGAAGGCAATTGAACTCCCGAAGAGTTCGAATTTGAGAAGACGGCCATGGACAGATTGAGAACAATGTTTATGGTGATGGCTCGTTGGTTGACGGATTGTTCACCTTCTGAAAATCGTCTAACAATTAGGGCACATgtattatttttaagtttttaacaaCATTTAGTAGAGAATcttaaaacataaatttgaaaacaagagaTTAAATGAAAACATAGTTAtctttcatgttttcaaatatatgtttgGTAGCAGAAATCATAAAttggattctaatttaaataatggtAAGTTAGTTGTAGTTACCCACTAAATATTAGAGGACAATaagttattattaatttatttacgaacatattttatgttaaaaaattgtataattattgttttgttatattatataatttataggaaattttgaaatttttaggtCTTATAGTTTATGATTAGAATTTACCCACTATTGTTTGATAAAAGGTTCCTAATAAATACTCCTTATGATAGGGACTATTAAGAGAATTGAACAAACCACCGAGATTATATATGGAGTTTTATCAAACAATAGaaccaaattctaaattttaaaatgactaACTTTATCTAAATCATATGGACCAAACTTGGACTTTaacctaatttaatttatattatgttacataagacatattttaatttttttaaaaaaagattggatttataatatgacatattatatttctaaatatttttatctttatttaatataattcttcattttaaattttaaaatttaaattctaaatacaaataaaatataaaaatgttattttcagAATTTGCACGATTTGGATCACACAAtccaaaaacaattttcaaaacaGAATTTGGGTAATCTGCCAAACATATATTCGCTAAATTCAGTGAATCTGAATACATAAAGCAAAATCCGGATTGCAAACAAAAAAGACTCTAAAAAATTctaacttttctttattttttaaatcaacttTTAATTGATCTTCTAACTAATTCAATACAACTGACACGATAGGAAATAGAAGTAGTCCAAGCCAACATATAACCGTCTACTAAACGAATTCTGTTAACTTTTAAAGTTAAATCAAGAACCATTTAGAAGCATTTAACAAATATGAGGGATTAAAGTATCTGTTTTGAAACTTCATAAACCAAATAGACATGAGGCTCAAATTTTAGGAACCAAAAATGTCTTTTGTCCTTTATAATAGGATTATGCACATTAAAATTTCCAATTCAAAATCAAGATACAcaagaaaacataaaattttgtAATCATAATTTTCACTATTTTAACTACAGAATCGGATAACAGTTTCCAAAAACACGTTTATCAAACATATGTTTTCTAAACTCAATTAATTGGAGAAGATGAAACATAACTCAAATTACCTATATCAAACATGCATTTGGTACATGTCAGTAAGATCTATGCTTAATTCTGCACATTCTCCCTTGATTTTCCTTGCCTTGGTTCCAATTTAGCCTGCCTGAACCTGATGAAATACTCCACCATCAACATTACTCACTTCCATTGAGCTTAATCTTTACTTCTAAATTATGCTCCACTCTACTTACTAAGTTTTGATTGAAATTATCATACTACAgtctgtttggattgacttataaaaaagatatttataaaatattttttaaaaatttattttcatttaaacatttttgataaaaatagtttaaaataaaaatattcgtGTATTTGCCAATGTTTTCTCAAAAGTGTTTCTATATACAAGTTTGTTTGATTTGTGACatattaaaagtgtttttattaatgtcaGATTATTATAAAGGACAACTATAAAAtactataaactaataatttaaaacaatggtCATCATAATTGATTGTCTGTGGTGATTGTCATCGAAGTTAGTGGTGGTGGTTGTTGGAGATGGTCTCTGGACGGTAGTGGCTAGAAGTGGTCAAAGTAGTGGTGGCCGGCGGAGTTGGCTGGAGATGACCTCTCTAGCAGTGGTGGTTGGAGTTGGCCATTAACGGTGGCCCGAGTTGGTTGACGAAGGGTAGTAGTAGCCATGACAAACTAGTGGGGGTGAGGTAGATGACTTTTGAGggaattttcataattttaagaattatacAAAATAGGGAGAGGTTAATcattaaataatcaaaattcatttttctaaaattttatttttctaaaagttgaTTTAAGTGTTTATCTTAAATCAACTTATTTCATAATCATTtctttcaaaagctattttaaaggGTTGTCAAATActccaattttttctaaaataatattttttttttttcaaaattagacaCTTAAAAAGTTAAATCAAACATATCCTAATTATaaggattaaatttaaaattaaatattaataatatatagaccaaatttatatatttaaaagtatagagactaaagtcataaagtaaaatagtatttaaatcgaaattttaattacaatttACTTATTAAAAACTCAATCATTAAACAAAAGTCTAATTTTTCACAAAATTGAGTTGGATAAATGCACAAGCAAttcaataaatatttcaaaactaacaaatttcaacaaaatcCAACCCTAGCTAGTGTCGATTTTCTTTGAAACCTTATTTGATTTTGCACTcgatatttttgttattttcattAAATGCATATGATAATATTTTCACTGACAATTTATCCGAATGAAAATCTAACACTCATTCAAGTGTAAGATTAACATTTCAACACATTTGAAGTTCAAAGTacatttcaatgttttttttttttttttaaaaaaaacaaggtgcattttgatgaaataaaaagtttagtttCTCATCTTTGAAATGGGTATATATTAAGGTACCAATTGTAATACGTACCTCATTAGAGTCGACACTAAGAGATGCTCCATTATCTGCAGATGTAAAATTAAGAATCATCCTGCTCGCCTTTACTGCCCTGATACATCATCATCAAATTACGGATTTAGTTGTCACGCAATCTTCCCTAATAATTTCTAACATCTTGTAACTATACATGTATACTTTTAAGgtttaaaataacatttattctAAGTAATTTCGAAGCTaaaggtaaaattataaaagatgAGTATAGCATTGATGCTACGAGCCAAACAACCAAACCCAAAGCAAGACCGAAGCAAGATGAGTGAAGTGACATGGGTCAAATCGAAGCCCATGTCAAAAGGCTCGATTGGCCCATGTCGAGACTGACCCAATGAAAATGCCTGCAGGTGGGGGAGGACCATACAGGAGGTCCAGACCAAAGAAGGAGTTTTAGAAGGAGAAGGCTAGgtcaagaaaaaaattataaatagagAAAGGAGACATCAAGGGAAGTAAGTCCATTCGCATCCTAAAGTTCTACACTTGTTACACGATTCTGTTAATTGAAATTAGAGATAACCAAatggtaattaatttaatataatattttaaagtttaaggaccaaaTCGAAACTAAACTTGAAATAGTAGCTAAGGTCTAAGGaacctttaattaaatttatttgatatctTTTAAAAGCCATGCAAACTCAATCAACATTTTAtggcttagtttttttaaaCACTAAGAAATTTTGTCATTGACGTGAATAGAGGTGTAcatggattaggttgggttgatgctaaataccaaacaaataagaatatatatatatataattcggattgggttgggtcaacccagATTGTTTTTAGCAAActcccaatccaacccaataaaaatagaaaaatccaacccaacccaacccaagaaCATCTCTAGAGGTGaaggaaaattaataattaccACTCCGGAGGATTTTGGTGGTTAGCAGCCAAATCACCAAAGCACGAGAGGAGCATATCGGTGTTTACAATGCCAGGATGAAGTGCAATAATGGCCATTCCATTTGGCAGCTCTTGTGCAATTGATTTAGTCAAACCCTCAATCGCCCACTTTGATGCACTATATGCTGAAAACTGGTGCCTCAAAAGTTAGAGCGTTTACATAATATACTCCCCTAGTTCGAtaacaaatttaaaactttttataatcgcataaaataatttgataatTCGAGCACTCACTCAAAACTTTTGTTAGAGATTTGTAAGAAAATTTAACTAACGTTAGCGCAACTAAGCTTAAAGTAGGACAATTTGAAACCAAAGATATAAATTTCTTGTATAGTGCTTGGAGCTTATCATTTTCTTGAATCTTTCCAATGTGAGACAACCATTCTTCTAATATTTTGGCTATATTAAAAGAGCGTAAGTTGTCCACATTGGAAATGATAAAGCAAGTGATGGACTCCAAGAACTATATAATGAgtctatgatttatgttcaagTGGTCCTAGTTAGAAATTCTTTAAGCTTAAGTGTGGTAACCCTAGTTAAATTCTCttcttgtattttattatcACTAAGAGTGATACAAAAGCTTTGGTAAAGTAGAAAGCAATGCTAACTGTTCTATAAGTCTCTTGGAGTACCTACTACGTGATTTAAATGAGTATATAAACTTTCTAAAATTATGTTGAGGTGTGTAAATAAATACCTCGATAAAAAAGCTCTAGAATTATCCTAGCTTTTCTTTAGACTTTGAGGGAATTCTAGATGTCAATTCATTTAGACAGGGATAAATCTAATAGAAATGTGTAGAATAATTTAAGTCCTATCTATCTTGACCTTtaccttttctttttgtattaaGAAATATTGAATAATACTAATAACAACAGATCTTGTCTCCAACATTCTTTGCATTTTATGAGAAAGAGGAAAAGTTTTGAGAAAGTGCTTTTGCAATTGAGATCGGGTGAGAGTTTCGtttgattataataattttttatgtacgtagatttcttttttttcgataataaaagtgggagattttttccAACATTTCGTATTACTATCCAAAAGGAAACTACCAAACATACGTACCATAGGAGCACCAATTCTTCCCCACAATGAAGACATGTTCACAATAATTTTCTTCTCCCTTGCAATCATAAGAGGGATGAAATGGCGTAGTACATTTGTTGTTCCTTTGATATTTGTATCAATGACAGAATCAAATTCGTGTGGAGGAATCTCCCAAAACTTGGACTTCTCATTGACTATAGCAGCATTAttcactacaaaaaaaaaaaatgaaattcataCATACATAATGAAAATGTAAGAATGATAAGATTCGAAGTGGTTTTGAAATGACAACATTTGAACATAGGTTATATGTGATAAACATACTATGCACAATGTTATAAGATAGCTACTCTTTTCGTTGTCAATTGGTTTTAAGATGGAGTTCATGTTATCCTAATCTTCGTATCAGAGCCCATGAAGCCCAAACAAGCATTCAGTCTCAAAACAAAGACTGGAATCCCATCCAGAATAGTAAACCCAAGGATAAACACCATCTTGAAGAGATATTTTGAGGATCCACAATGATTATAAGATACATAGATCACTCCTCTTATTGTTAGTTTTGAGATGAAACTGATGTTATCTAAATCTAATACGGTATCAAAACTCATGAAGCCAAAATAGGCCTTCAatctaaaaatagaaattagaataCAATCTAAGAATGGTGAACCGAATGAAACACTATTTTGATGGGGCGTTTTGAGGATCCACAATGTTTATTAGATACATGGGCTATTCCTCTTATtgtcaattgattttgaaatgaaactCGTGCTATCTCAATCTAATATGATATTAGAGCCTATATGTAGGCCAAAACGGACATTttgttcaaaaacaaaaattgggaTTTAATAATCCAAGAATAATGAACCCAAAGGGGCACCATCTTGAAGGGCATGTTGAGGAcacataatatttataagatacatGAATTACTTCTTTCATTGTCAATTAGTTTTGAGATGAAACTCATATTATCTAAATCTAATATGGTATTAGAGCCTATATAGCTCAAACAGACACTcgatctaaaaacaaaaattgaaatccCATCTAAAAATGATGAGCCAAAGAGGCAACATCTTAAGAAGACATGTTGAGAATTCACAAATTATGTAATTTAGGCCCTgttggtaaccatttagttttttgtttcttgttttttaaaattaagcctatagatactAGTTTggcttccaaatttcttcttttgtcatCGTGGtaaaaaaaaccaagccaaattaaaaactaaaaaaaaaaaaacttttaaaaacttgtatttgttttaggaatttgactaaaaattcaatagtagtacttaaaaaatatgcaaatcattgtaaaaaaaaataggtaTGAAATaagttagttttcaaaaatcaaaaacaaaaaaacgaaatggttactcGACAGAACCGTAATTCTTCTTTCCATTATCTAATAGTTCTGAGATGAAACTACATGTTTGTCTAAAACAGAACACGTATAAGTACCAAGGATATCGGGAACAAGGTTTGTTTGAAGGACAGCTTG encodes the following:
- the LOC120068946 gene encoding NADPH-dependent pterin aldehyde reductase-like is translated as MNESRKEDDGSGLVILITGVSKGLGRALALELGKHGHTIIGCSRNHNALHSLQLQLSSISTNNQQRHLLLNLDVTSNSGVEGLLQAVLQTNLVPDILVNNAAIVNEKSKFWEIPPHEFDSVIDTNIKGTTNVLRHFIPLMIAREKKIIVNMSSLWGRIGAPMFSAYSASKWAIEGLTKSIAQELPNGMAIIALHPGIVNTDMLLSCFGDLAANHQNPPEWAVKASRMILNFTSADNGASLSVDSNEVQAG